The Flavobacterium piscisymbiosum genome includes a region encoding these proteins:
- a CDS encoding DUF6913 domain-containing protein — protein MFLNYIKEFFVKKTLNKNLNNFKNEVFTSNIQTIGLLIDESDFCHSKELVNELILQGIAPQNIKVVAYRSKFKDKETYLIPTFGKKHISWNGEITEVFLNEFIATEFDLLISYYEVETAILMIITNKSKAKFKVGFASVDKNLNRWMIDTAMQNYKLFVFELFKYLKSIK, from the coding sequence ATGTTTTTAAATTATATAAAGGAATTTTTTGTAAAAAAAACATTAAATAAAAACTTGAATAATTTCAAAAATGAAGTCTTTACCAGTAATATACAAACAATTGGTTTACTGATCGATGAAAGTGATTTTTGTCATTCAAAAGAATTAGTAAATGAGCTTATTCTGCAGGGCATCGCTCCTCAGAACATAAAAGTTGTGGCGTATAGAAGTAAATTTAAAGACAAAGAAACATATTTGATCCCTACATTTGGTAAAAAACATATCAGTTGGAACGGAGAAATTACCGAAGTTTTTTTGAATGAATTTATTGCAACAGAATTTGATCTTTTGATTAGTTATTATGAAGTCGAAACTGCAATTTTGATGATAATAACCAATAAATCAAAAGCAAAATTTAAAGTGGGATTTGCATCTGTAGATAAAAATTTAAATCGATGGATGATTGATACCGCTATGCAGAATTACAAACTTTTCGTTTTCGAATTGTTTAAATATTTAAAAAGTATAAAATAA
- a CDS encoding 5'-nucleotidase C-terminal domain-containing protein, whose protein sequence is MVKLKKYNGFLKLFVIFLTLFFITSCSQKNYNLTKIEGKQIPVTEKQAETPAIENFIKPYRDHINKDLDNVLAYCPETLDKSTGKWQTSIGSLLADVCVERGNIVFKAREKKSIDLCLLNHGGIRAILPKGNVTTRTAFEIMPFENNLVVIALKGDQILEIAAYIIKEKKPQPLSGMTFTITKDNKAKNILIQGKPLDVNKVYYVATNDYLANGGDSMTFFAKGVEKFDLNYKLRDVLIDYFKQVDTIPVSKDIRITEE, encoded by the coding sequence ATGGTAAAACTAAAAAAGTATAACGGATTTTTGAAACTTTTTGTTATATTCTTAACACTTTTTTTTATAACTTCTTGCAGTCAGAAAAATTACAATCTGACGAAGATAGAAGGAAAGCAAATTCCTGTTACTGAAAAACAAGCTGAAACTCCAGCAATTGAAAATTTTATTAAACCTTATCGCGATCATATAAATAAGGATTTAGACAACGTTTTGGCTTACTGTCCTGAAACTCTTGATAAAAGTACAGGGAAATGGCAAACGAGTATTGGCAGCCTATTAGCAGATGTTTGTGTAGAAAGAGGAAATATTGTTTTTAAGGCACGTGAGAAAAAAAGCATTGATTTATGTCTTTTAAATCATGGCGGAATCCGAGCTATTTTACCAAAAGGAAATGTAACTACAAGAACCGCTTTTGAAATTATGCCATTTGAAAACAATTTGGTTGTTATCGCTTTAAAAGGAGACCAGATTCTTGAAATTGCTGCTTATATTATTAAGGAGAAAAAACCTCAGCCTTTATCAGGAATGACATTTACAATTACAAAAGACAATAAAGCCAAGAACATTTTAATTCAGGGGAAACCTCTTGATGTAAATAAGGTTTATTATGTGGCTACAAATGATTATTTGGCGAATGGCGGCGATAGCATGACTTTTTTCGCTAAGGGTGTTGAAAAATTCGATCTGAATTATAAACTTAGAGATGTATTGATTGACTATTTTAAACAAGTTGATACGATTCCGGTATCAAAAGATATCAGAATTACTGAAGAATAA